The following coding sequences lie in one Desulfobacterales bacterium genomic window:
- a CDS encoding GSCFA domain-containing protein — MAPSDRRPVHQFENWQVWPGSFDNPPVDGNFPAPEKGRFTITPQTPIVSMGSCFAREIKRRLIQRDYHYITEETHHPASMHASAAWERVYSTHCLRQIFEYTFEHWQPDLRWWTAPKSKKIQDPYRRVVLYDRLGEAEKDFEKHRTFSRKVLQQAEVLILTLGLTEIWQDTIDGSVICVPAGPYVDEGGDMSRYQFLVSRYAQNLNNLERIYEIMAAHNAKCKIIITLSPVNLWATFRHDMDVISASCNSKATLRAVADEFTARHENVYYFPAFEMATIYQPLSGRTYFSDGRDNFHINKATVKFIMQHFFKFFATQAA; from the coding sequence ATGGCACCATCAGATAGACGTCCTGTCCATCAATTTGAGAACTGGCAGGTCTGGCCTGGTTCTTTTGATAACCCGCCGGTGGACGGCAATTTTCCTGCGCCCGAAAAAGGTCGTTTTACCATTACACCACAAACACCGATTGTCTCGATGGGCTCGTGTTTTGCCCGCGAGATTAAACGCCGCCTCATTCAGCGCGATTACCACTACATCACTGAAGAAACCCACCATCCGGCATCTATGCATGCCAGCGCCGCCTGGGAACGGGTTTACAGCACCCATTGCCTGCGCCAGATTTTTGAATATACCTTTGAGCACTGGCAGCCGGATCTGCGCTGGTGGACGGCGCCTAAGTCAAAAAAAATCCAGGACCCCTATCGTCGCGTTGTTCTTTATGACCGTCTTGGAGAAGCTGAGAAGGACTTTGAGAAGCATCGCACTTTTTCCCGCAAGGTTCTGCAGCAGGCTGAGGTACTCATACTCACCCTGGGCCTGACCGAAATTTGGCAAGATACCATCGACGGTTCTGTGATCTGTGTGCCGGCCGGGCCTTATGTTGATGAGGGTGGGGATATGAGCCGGTATCAATTTCTGGTCAGCCGTTATGCTCAAAACCTCAACAATCTGGAACGCATTTATGAGATTATGGCCGCCCATAATGCAAAATGCAAAATCATCATTACGTTGTCACCTGTCAATTTGTGGGCCACCTTTCGGCATGATATGGATGTCATCAGTGCCAGCTGCAATTCCAAGGCGACCCTGCGGGCGGTAGCCGATGAATTTACCGCGCGCCATGAGAACGTCTATTATTTTCCGGCCTTTGAAATGGCAACCATTTACCAGCCCTTGAGTGGGCGGACCTATTTTTCCGATGGCCGCGATAATTTCCACATCAACAAAGCCACGGTTAAATTTATCATGCAGCACTTTTTTAAATTTTTTGCAACTCAGGCGGCGTAG